The following coding sequences are from one Rutidosis leptorrhynchoides isolate AG116_Rl617_1_P2 chromosome 11, CSIRO_AGI_Rlap_v1, whole genome shotgun sequence window:
- the LOC139875623 gene encoding uncharacterized protein, translating to MVVTACLANCSGAPFHSKLKFLKQDFKSWNCNNRSQDNIRLVTLETEIKSLDIMLDNGLASHKDVSRRAMLMMERKNIEDLKVMDVRQKSRARWVLQGDENSGYFHGLLKIRRHSLFLESDFSREEIKLAVWDCRSDKAPGPDGFPFFFFKKYWDYLKEDVEAFVNNFMLISKLPNGSNSSFITLVPKVSNPVNVKDYRPISLIGAPYKIVAKILANRLSHVIDRIVSQEQTTFIRERKILDGPLMLSEIIDYYKTRHKSLMIFLVDFEKAFDSVNWKYLDFILNTLGFGRKWRSWIHGCLSSARTSILVNGSPTSEFDIKCGLRQGDPLSPFLFIIIMEGLHLAIVSSIRSNMLQGIKIDNLAFSHFMFADDVAFISEWCPQDLEHMLLILDNFFLESGLKLNVNKSSLFGVGVTEDQLIGLANRVGCLSGVLPFTFLGFIMGANMKRVAYWSKVIDKYRLRLSSWSAHLLSIGGRMTLIKLVLGSIGIYPFSLFRAPKTVLNSIESIRAKFFWGGDGNTRKMSRIKWDSALKDRDKCGLGINSLKPFNHALLLKWIWRILHNPDSLWAKLIVAIHGVGFGLGSNGCKTNGTWHGIVSLFNSLMSASYLPVNTLKRLVGNGCDTNFWHDVWVGDTPLAIKFNRLYHLASNQNCSVSDLWNGSSWTWSWRRQPANQVQVQLESLLILLQNVALTNSNDKWIWSIAQDGTFSVKDTRLYLDSVYLPTAHQSTRWHHFLPIKINIFVWRLLLNRLPTRFNLYIRGIDIDSIVCPTCCVAGESTDHTFISCNLAAAVWNRVKIWTGVSWPHLDNNEDLFNWVDLFAASSVAKSRLYCIVVSTFWWIWRFRNDNLFGSKTIKRSDIFDSIRMSSFTWLKTRSKIAPLCTDWLSCPL from the exons ATGGTTGTTACTGCATGTCTCGCCAATTGTTCTGGTGCTCCTTTTCATTCGAAACTTAAATTCCTGAAACAAGATTTTAAATCCTGGAATTGTAATAACCGTAGTCAAGATAATATCCGCTTGGTCACTCTTGAGACTGAGATTAAAAGTTTGGATATTATGTTGGATAATGGTCTGGCATCGCACAAGGATGTTTCACGTCGGGCCATGCTCATGATGGAAAGGAAGAACATCGAAGACCTTAAAGTTATGGATGTGAGACAAAAATCTAGAGCTCGTTGGGTGCTACAAGGTGATGAGAATTCAGGCTACTTTCATGGCCTCTTAAAAATTAGAAGAC ATTCTCTTTTCTTGGAGAGTGATTTTTCGAGAGAGGAAATTAAACTTGCTGTTTGGGATTGTAGATCGGATAAAGCTCCAGGGCCGGATGGttttccatttttctttttcaagaaATATTGGGACTATCTTAAAGAGGATGTTGAAGCTTTTGTAAACAATTTCATGCTTATTAGCAAACTTCCGAATGGTTCCAACTCGTCTTTCATAACTTTGGTGCCTAAAGTTAGTAATCCGGTTAATGTGAAAGATTATCGTCCTATTTCCCTCATAGGAGCTCCTTATAAAATCGTGGCTAAGATTCTTGCGAACAGACTTTCCCATGTGATTGATAGAATTGTTAGCCAAGAGCAAACGACCTTTATTCGGGAAAGGAAAATCCTAGATGGTCCTCTAATGCTTAGTGAGATAATTGATTATTATAAAACACGTCACAAGAGCCTTATGATTTTCTTGGTAGACTTTGAAAAAGCCTTTGACTCAGTAAATTGGAAGTATTTAGATTTTATTCTTAATACTCTTGGCTTCGGTAGAAAGTGGAGATCTTGGATTCACGGGTGCCTTTCTTCTGCTAGAACCTCGATTCTGGTTAACGGTAGCCCAACGTCAGAATTTGATATTAAGTGCGGTTTGAGACAAGGAGATCCTCTATCTCCGTTCTTATTCATTATCATCATGGAAGGATTGCATTTAGCAATTGTTAGTTCAATCCGTTCAAACATGTTGCAAGGGATAAAAATTGATAACTTGGCTTTTTCTCATTTTATGTTTGCAGATGATGTGGCGTTTATTTCCGAATGGTGTCCGCAAGATCTCGAGCATATGTTACTGATTCTGGATAACTTTTTTCTTGAATCCGGCCTGAAGCTTAATGTCAATAAATCTTCATTATTCGGGGTGGGTGTCACGGAAGACCAATTAATCGGCCTTGCGAATCGGGTTGGGTGTTTATCAGGTGTCCTCCCTTTCACTTTTCTTGGTTTCATTATGGGGGCAAATATGAAACGTGTCGCTTATTGGTCTAAAGTTATTGATAAATACCGATTGAGGTTATCTTCTTGGTCTGCGCATCTTCTATCCATTGGAGGGAGAATGACTCTAATCAAATTGGTTCTAGGAAGTATTGGCATTTATCCTTTTTCCCTATTCCGTGCTCCAAAAACTGTACTTAATTCCATTGAATCGATTAGAGCAAAGTTTTTTTGGGGTGGTGATGGTAATACAAGAAAGATGTCTCGGATAAAATGGGACTCGGCTTTAAAGGATAGAGATAAATGCGGATTGGGTATTAATAGTCTCAAACCGTTTAATCATGCTTTACTTCTTAAATGGATATGGCGTATTTTGCATAATCCCGACTCTCTATGGGCGAAACTTATTGTTGCCATTCATGGTGTTGGTTTCGGTTTAGGGAGTAACGGCTGTAAAACTAATGGTACGTGGCATGGTATTGTCTCTCTTTTTAACTCTTTGATGTCAGCTAGTTATCTTCCTGTAAACACTCTCAAGCGTCTAGTTGGCAACGGTTGTGACACGAATTTTTGGCATGATGTGTGGGTTGGTGACACTCCTCTTGCTATAAAATTCAACAGATTGTACCATTTAGCTTCCAACCAAAATTGCTCAGTTAGTGATCTCTGGAATGGATCCTCCTGGACTTGGAGTTGGCGTCGGCAGCCTGCAAATCAGGTGCAGGTTCAACTCGAATCTCTTTTGATTCTTCTCCAAAATGTTGCTCTTACAAACTCTAATGACAAATGGATATGGTCCATAGCTCAAGATGGCACTTTTTCGGTCAAAGACACACGTTTATACCTGGACTCCGTCTACCTCCCTACTGCTCATCAAAGCACTCGTTGGCACCATTTTCTTCccattaaaatcaatatttttgtaTGGCGATTGTTATTGAATCGTCTACCCACGAGGTTCAACCTGTACATTCGGGGTATAGACATTGACTCGATCGTGTGTCCCACTTGTTGCGTTGCTGGAGAATCAACCGATCACACTTTCATTTCGTGCAACTTGGCTGCAGCAGTTTGGAACCGGGTTAAAATTTGGACTGGTGTCAGTTGGCCTCATTTAGATAACAATGAAGACCTATTTAACTGGGTTGACCTTTTTGCAGCTTCATCCGTAGCAAAGTCCCGCCTATATTGCATTGTTGTCTCAACTTTTTGGTGGATATGGCGCTTCCGAAATGACAACCTTTTTGGCTCGAAGACTATCAAACGAAGTGACATTTTTGATAGCATTAGAATGTCTTCTTTTACTTGGTTAAAAACTAGAAGTAAGATAGCTCCTTTATGTACCGATTGGCTCTCATGCCCTTTGTAA